CAATGCAAAAAGCACCGATAAAAGTTGAGGTGGACAAATCTACATCATCTCTTCTTACCGCTAACCATAATACGATTAATCCAGCTAGAGTCATCAGCCAGTCTACAAGATGGAACAAACCATCGCCTAAAGTGTTTAGTTCTAAACCAGCAACAGTATTACTACTTTCAACATTCGTAAACATATGATGCCATTGCAGCAGCTGATGAAAAACAATCCCATCAAAAAAGCCAGCTTGTCCTAAACCCAGTAAGATTCCTGCAATAATTAAAGGCTGACGATTTAAGCGACCAATATTTTCGGATTTCATTTTTTAGTAATCAATTATTAAAGCGAAAGTTAAGGTGTTTTTAATGATTCAAACTTTGGATTCAATCGTGCTATGTTTTCAATACTGAGCTTTTCGAGCTGATTTTTTAAATCTTAAAATAACTAATCGATCGCTTTATCTATCGCTAGAAATAAATAATTTTAAAGCAAATTTTAAAGCAAACTGTTGCCAAAATTAACCTCACTAAAATTTAAGGATCTGCAACTTTAGTCGGATGCAAATTTTCCCCCTTTTCAATCTTTGGCTTACTGTAGATGAATTAGCTTTATTTCTCCCTCTTTGAGCAGAAGCAAAGATTTAAGCGATCGCACTAGAGTAATACTAATTATCAAGTAATATTATCTCTGATTAAAAAAACATATGAGCGATACCACTGTCAAAAAAGTTAATTCCGCTACCTCTCCAACAGGTGCAATGAATCAAAAATATTTGGTTTCAGGTAAAAGTATGGCAATGCGTCTTTGGGAGCAAGAGCAACCAGGAGAGCCAAAACCACAACAAGCCAGAGAATATGAAACAGTCGGTTATGTTATTGGGGGAAAAGCAGAACTACATTTAGAAGATCAGATAATTAAACTAGAGCCTGGAGATTCTTGGCTAGTACCAAAAGGTGCATCTCATACTTATAAAATCACTGAATCTTTTACAGCAGTTGAAACTACTAGTCCTCCTGCTAGGATTCATGATAGAGATGAATCGTAGAAGCAGTTTGGCTTTGCTGCTGATTCAATATTTTTTGGTTTAGACTAGATTAATATATAGAGCGATCGCCTAAGTTTAGTTGAACGGTGGGGTGGGCAAACAATTGGACTTTGGAATTGGATACAAGCTTAGTATTGCCCACCGAGAAAAAGAAATTAACTACTTTAAGTACTAAAGTATCTTGCCACAGGGTGATAAGCAATAATCGCTGTAGTAGATTGTTCGGGATAAAGTTGTTCGCTTTCGTCCATATACATACCGATGCGCTTGGTATCTAAAAGATCTAATTGCTTATATTGATCTTCAATATTTGGACAAGCAGGATAACCAAAACTATAGC
The sequence above is drawn from the Coleofasciculaceae cyanobacterium genome and encodes:
- a CDS encoding DUF2243 domain-containing protein, whose amino-acid sequence is MKSENIGRLNRQPLIIAGILLGLGQAGFFDGIVFHQLLQWHHMFTNVESSNTVAGLELNTLGDGLFHLVDWLMTLAGLIVLWLAVRRDDVDLSTSTFIGAFCIGAGMFNITEGILSHHLLQIHHVKPGVHQLAWDLGFIGAGILSAIIGGIVLNRHQSFDSVK
- a CDS encoding cupin domain-containing protein, with the translated sequence MSDTTVKKVNSATSPTGAMNQKYLVSGKSMAMRLWEQEQPGEPKPQQAREYETVGYVIGGKAELHLEDQIIKLEPGDSWLVPKGASHTYKITESFTAVETTSPPARIHDRDES